The Primulina eburnea isolate SZY01 chromosome 6, ASM2296580v1, whole genome shotgun sequence genome contains a region encoding:
- the LOC140834943 gene encoding CRM-domain containing factor CFM3, chloroplastic/mitochondrial isoform X4, which produces MMTSSTAKLTELPPHIFSTLSRMPPHYSLIVFKPISSALRSTKVPKTFPRRPNTAKEPEKNSSWINKWSSPPKGKGSRPEPVSKRAEQPPVETRVGTTAIDRIVLRLRNLGLGSDDERDLGDVAGGLDSDSNSNLDGMGNCAVEDEKLGDLLKRDWVRPDTFLVENEGDYLLPWERGKDDNDEDLDDVGVGVKKRAVKAPTLADLTIEDEVLRRLRRMGMTLRERINVPKAGVTGEVLEKIHDTWRKCELVRLKFHEDLAHDMRTAHEIVERRTGGLVTWRSGSVMLVFRGTNYDGPILKPDRGNIETIFVPTVSPAYNSAASNSNVSKPLVKNPYPVMTCRDETMTEEEVEYNLLLDGLGPRFEDWWGTGVLPVDADLLPQTIPEYKTPFRLLPTGMRPRLTNAEMTDLRKLAKTLPCHFALGRNRNHQGLAAAILKLWEKSLVVKIAVKRGIQNTNNEIMAEELKKLTGGVLLLRNKYFIVMYRGKDFLPPSVATALAERQELTKQVQDGEEKVRVGPAAFSVCEDKEALAGTLAEFYEAQARWGTEISSEEHQKMIEEATQAKSARVVGRLEHKLAISQAKKLKAETLLSKIVSSWMPASPSDDQETITEEERVMYRKVGLRMKAYLPLGIRGVFDGVIENMHLHWKHRELVKLISKEKELSFVEETARLLEYESGGILVSIDRVPKGHAVVFYRGKNYYRPLTLRPRNLLTKAKALKRRIALQRYEALSQHIYELEKNIEQIKQDMGGSNNVENSKPSNNVENSKPE; this is translated from the exons ATGATGACCTCCTCAACGGCGAAATTGACAGAATTGCCGCCACATATCTTCTCCACTCTGTCTCGTATGCCACCGCATTATTCTCTTATCGTTTTCAAGCCTATCTCTTCTGCTCTCCGCTCTACTAAAGTACCCAAAACCTTCCCCAGAAGGCCTAATACTGCCAAAGAACCGGAGAAGAACTCCTCGTGGATCAACAAGTGGAGCTCTCCACCTAAGGGCAAAGGTTCTCGTCCGGAACCCGTTTCCAAACGAGCCGAACAGCCCCCAGTTGAGACTCGGGTCGGAACCACTGCCATTGATAGGATCGTGCTTCGGTTACGTAATCTAGGGTTAGGGAGCGATGACGAGCGAGATTTGGGGGATGTTGCAGGGGGTTTGGATTCGGATTCGAATTCGAACTTGGATGGAATGGGAAACTGTGCTGTTGAGGATGAAAAGTTGGGGGACTTGTTGAAGCGGGATTGGGTCAGACCTGACACTTTTTTAGTTGAAAACGAGGGTGATTATTTGCTGCCATGGGAGAGGGGCAAGGATGATAATGATGAGGATTTGGATGACGTTGGAGTTGGAGTGAAGAAACGGGCCGTGAAGGCCCCGACTTTAGCCGACTTGACTATCGAGGACGAGGTGTTGAGGAGGCTGAGGAGAATGGGGATGACTCTGAGAGAGAGGATTAATGTGCCCAAGGCTGGTGTAACTGGTGAGGTTTTAGAGAAAATACATGATACGTGGCGGAAATGTGAATTGGTGAGGTTGAAGTTTCACGAGGACTTAGCTCATGATATGAGGACTGCACATGAGATAGTAGAG CGTCGCACAGGAGGATTGGTGACATGGAGGTCTGGAAGCGTTATGTTGGTCTTTAGAGGAACTAACTATGACGGTCCTATTTTGAAACCTGACAGAGGGAACATTGAAACTATTTTTGTCCCTACCGTTTCCCCTGCCTACAATTCAGCTGCAAGCAATAGCAATGTTAGCAAACCACTTGTCAAGAACCCATACCCAGTTATGACTTGTCGCGATGAAACCATGACTGAAGAGGAAGTTGAATACAATCTCCTATTAGATGGGTTAGGTCCACGGTTTGAAGACTGGTGGGGTACAGGAGTTCTTCCTGTTGATGCTGATTTACTTCCTCAGACTATTCCGGAATATAAAACTCCTTTTAGGCTTCTTCCCACTGGAATGCGTCCACGGCTAACCAATGCTGAGATGACCGACTTAAGAAAGTTAGCTAAAACACTTCCATGCCATTTTGCTCTTG GGAGAAACAGAAATCATCAAGGTTTAGCAGCAGCCATACTAAAGCTTTGGGAGAAAAGTTTAGTTGTAAAAATTGCTGTTAAACGTGGAATCCAAAACACAAATAACGAAATAATGGCTGAAGAACTCAAG AAATTAACTGGGGGAGTCTTGCTTCTAAGAAACAAATATTTCATAGTTATGTACCGAGGAAAGGATTTTCTTCCACCTAGTGTAGCTACTGCTTTAGCAGAAAGACAGGAATTGACGAAACAGGTTCAGGATGGTGAGGAGAAAGTCAGGGTTGGACCAGCAGCATTTTCAGTTTGTGAAGATAAAGAAGCCCTGGCTGGTACTTTGGCTGAGTTTTACGAGGCTCAGGCACGATGGGGGACAGAAATCTCTTCCGAAGAACATCAGAAGATGATAGAAGAGGCAACCCAAGCTAAGAGTGCCAGAGTGGTCGGCCGACTTGAACATAAGTTAGCCATT TCTCAGGCAAAGAAGCTCAAAGCAGAGACTCTGCTGTCTAAAATTGTGTCATCCTGGATGCCTGCCAGTCCTTCAGATGATCAGGAAACAATCACAGAGGAGGAAAGAGTTATGTATCGCAAGGTTGGATTAAGAATGAAAGCATACCTTCCATTAG GGATTCGTGGTGTTTTTGATGGTGTTATTGAGAACATGCATCTACACTGGAAACATAGAGAACTTGTAAAGCTTATATCAAAAGAAAAAGAACTTTCTTTCGTTGAAGAAACAGCTAGACTTTTGGAGTATGAAAGTGGCGGAATACTAGTGTCAATTGACAGAGTCCCCAAAGGCCATGCTGTAGTTTTCTATCGTGGCAAGAATTATTACCGACCTCTTACCTTAAGACCGAGAAACCTTCTAACAAAGGCAAAAGCATTGAAGCGTAGAATTGCCTTACAGCGATACGAG GCTCTCAGTCAGCACATATACGAACTGGAGAAGAATATAGAGCAGATAAAACAAGATATG GGTGGTTCCAATAATGTGGAGAATAGCAAGCCTTCCAATAATGTGGAGAATAGCAAGCCTG AGTGA